The Camelina sativa cultivar DH55 chromosome 18, Cs, whole genome shotgun sequence DNA window GGTTCCGTCTTTAATATACGCAAATTATGAATTATAAGCCCCATCTACTCTATATAATTAAGACTACATATATAGAGGAGGTCGAATTagaagttagggtttagataACTTATGTATATAAACCGAAACCAACTACACATTTAAGCAAACCATAAGCTGCTCACTATATATGTAGATCTGCCTAGTTAATTTGCTATAGGTAATATAATTTGTATGGAAGATTTATATGCAACCTATGATACTGGTTATATGCGCAGAGAGATGTAGGATAGGGTACGAGGAACAAAAAGAGTGGTATTTCTTCAGCCACAAAGACAAGAAGTATCCGACAGGAACTAGAACAAATCGAGCAACCGTGGCCGGTTTCTGGAAAGCAACAGGGCGGGACAAATCCGTTTACCTCAACTCCAAACTTATTGGTATGAGAAAAACGCTCGTATTTTACCGAGGACGAGCTCCTAATGGCCAAAAATCAGATTGGATCATTCATGAATACTACAGCCTCGAGTCACACCAGAACTCTCCTCCACAGGTGATAAATCTTATTCAGagccaaacatatatatatatatatatatatatattcttctcaCTCTTTTTCTATCAAGGTAGATGTTTCacatttttaaatcatattaaaacacGGCCCCCACTGTTAGCGTAGATATAGGAATATCTACGATTCTAGTATATCGCATATAGTTCTGTGCATATACGCAGAATGATCAAGTAGCTAGTATAGTAGTATAGTGTGTACGTATCTCCTTTCTTGGTCGCAAAAGTCAAAAGTACACGTAGTCtattaagaaacaaaagtattacttattGATCAAGACTAAATGGTGAGGCAGGAAGAAGGATGGGTAGTGTGTAGAGCATTCAAGAAACGAACGACGACGACAGTCCCGAACAAAAGAAGGCAAGTTTGGGATCCGAACTGCTTCTTCTACGACGCCAGTACTCTCTTGCAACCTCTAGGCAAGCGATCGAGACATAACAGTACTGAATTCGCGGGCACACCGTTTAAGCAAGAAGTAGTGTCGGAGGGCAATCATCACGTTGAAGATGGGGACTTGGGAACTATGTACCTTCAGTCCATGGGCGATGATGATCAATTCTCCCAGCTTCCTCAGCTGGAGAGCCCCTCTCTTGATCCGTGGGAAATGACTCCGAAG harbors:
- the LOC104762945 gene encoding NAC domain-containing protein 105-like — its product is MMRVDQESSSIPPGFRFHPTDEELVGYYLKKKVASQRIDLDVIREIDLYKIEPWDLQERCRIGYEEQKEWYFFSHKDKKYPTGTRTNRATVAGFWKATGRDKSVYLNSKLIGMRKTLVFYRGRAPNGQKSDWIIHEYYSLESHQNSPPQEEGWVVCRAFKKRTTTTVPNKRRQVWDPNCFFYDASTLLQPLGKRSRHNSTEFAGTPFKQEVVSEGNHHVEDGDLGTMYLQSMGDDDQFSQLPQLESPSLDPWEMTPKSSISENSRRGKNDVSVEKRITDWRSLDKFVASQLLMSGED